The genomic DNA ACTATGTTTGCAGACActtctgaaaatgtataaactgaGTAGCAGTTGCACACAACAGAGCCATACAGATATGCACACACCTACTGCAAGTGGCATCTAGTAGAATTTTCTCTATTGTTTGGATGATTTCTTCCATATGTGGTTTTCCACTTTCTTTCCATGTATCATCCAGGACAGAACCTGTCAGCTGCAAAGAAAACACATGTACTTATTATGGTTCTAATCAATACAACTTGCtgcaaacatttacacacacatatatccaAATGAGATGTGGCACCTTAAGCAGTTTCACAGCACAGATGAGGTTTGCATCCACAGGATTAGAGAGCAGACTTTTCATCAGGTCTTTCAGAGCATCAAGGAGGACATTAGCTCGATTTGGAGGTCCATTTTTACTCTTTAtctaaacaaacaaagaaataatagTCATTGAAAAGGTTGAATACACATTGGGGAGTGTTCTAACGCTGGTGACTTTTCCCTAGATCTACAACATATACATGTAGTCGGTCCGGCAAGTCTGCTAGGAAAATTGGCGAAGTGAGGTCCTAATGAAGACATAATGATGtgcctttgttttgtttgtgtactataaaaaaaaaacaaaaaaaacaacaacatttgtaATGACATCTTAATACTGCCTACAAGAAAACTTGACACACATCAGGACACCAGGCAAGTGAGAGGGACCTCTTACCTCCAGGTGAAGATAGAGCTCTCCCAGAAAGAGCACAAAGGAGTGAAATTTCTTCTGAGTGTCAGTGTCTCCTCGGACCGCTGCATCCCTCTGTTCAAATTCTTGTCGACATCTAAAACAGACGCCATTCTTCCGTTTAATGGCAATTTGACTGAACGATGATAGTTAAAGCTGATTTACATATTGACCTTATTATTTGTCTCCCAAAAGCTTGTCAGTTTGTACCACTACAGATGTTTACTCTACTACAGCTTATACCTTATGttctaattaaaaaacaaacaaataaaacatttactgtcATTCTTTTTTAACAAATTGTGTTGATTGTCATAAGATGTTGTTTAACCCCGATATGAAAATACaagacattttttatgaatGCAGAAATAAAAATCACCTTTTCAGGAGCAGCTGGCGAAAGTTACCACTTGGTGGGCTGACAATAAGGTGATGGGACAGGTAGTTACAGAGCCTGGCACCAGTGTAAGAGAAGTTAGGAATGGCGGTGGACTGCAATGAAAAGGACATTTCACACTCAGTGGTGTACATTAATCTACTCAAATCTATcctaatatatacagtatgtagactATTATGTATTCTTCctgaaacatgaacacacaaaggGCAAAATGaggactgaatgtgtgtgtccattACCTCTGTGTAGATCAGCTCCACCAGCTCCTGCAACAGCTCTTCAGTGGTAACCCAAGAATTGAATATACCAGTTATGTATTCGACATCCGACTCAAAGGACCCGGGCGAGGAGCTCAGGTGGGCGAGGAATTCTGTGACCGTAGAAGCCAAGGAAGGTTCACTGTAATCGCTTTCATAGTCATCGTAACTGGGATCCTacaaaaatcacaataaaaacatgaaaaacactttgCATAACCTATTAAAACTGAATATGACTCCTACTTGTTTAAAATACTTCAAGAAAAAGAGTAGTAGTGTCAGGATAAATGATGTGATTGTGTAAAATGTCTCTTACTTCATACAGGTTAATTCCGGAGGGGACAAACTCTGCAGCGGTAGCTGAAAGCTTCGATGTCTTGACCAAGGAATCCACATCATTAGATCCTCTGGAGACTGAAGCATTGTTGGCATTTGCACTTTGTTGTGGTTTGTTCTGTCTTTTACAATctgaaacaggaagaagaaacatGTCCTCAGTTTTTGTCATTTGCGATGCCACTCTTCCCTCACGGATAAAGCGTGTGATATTCGATATTACTATTTTTGTCCACTATTTATTCACAAACGCAGAACATATTTTATTCTTAATAAAGGCTGAGTAGTTTCCTAAAACAGTTTGGCTCTGTAGTTTTTAGTGAACTCAAACAGGAATGAATAGTGCTTTTGTTGGGGCCTATTTTCAGCCACAGATTTGGTGTGCTAatgagtatttacagcagcagggcgATGTGTTTGGGATAGACTCAAAATAAAGTACAGTGTCTATGCTGAGTCTAATGAAGCAACATGTCACTCTAAATAGTTATGGGGTAAATAATGAGATTATGGCACAGAATACTTGGGTATATCTGGCTTTGAATACTTATAAATCTGATAAGTTTGATCTTTCATGAGATATGTTGGAcagtatgaataaatatatagacTTACATTATCAGACTGCAGGGGCAGCTAAAGGACAGTACCCAGCAACATGGTGGAGAAATTTGTGTGGTTAGTTGGCTGTCATCCCAGAAATTAGTACCATGCTGGCTATGGGACCAGCAAGATACCAATGTCCAACAATTCCCACTCACACTGACTGACAATGATGTGGTTTTGTAAGAGTTTTAACATCTATATTTACCTTTAACAGCATTCACAGGTTGCATTAAGTGACATAGTAATATGTGTATACCATAATCATCACCCTCCTACCCTTAATCCTCAGTCTCAGCTCCATGATCAGATTTAGAGATGAAACCTGAACTAGGGTTAGCTCTACAAACGAAGTGTAAACTGGGTTTAGACAGCCATAACTGTGGCACCAAACTAGTTAACTATGTGACATATGAGTGGGAGCTTTATTTAGATGCTGCGTTACCtcacatgaaataataataatccaacaGGTGCATGTCGCAGCGCCAAAAATGATGATACGGTTAGCTTCTGTTACTGGTATTTAGCATCTGGCTAGCTAAcattactgacaaaaaaaatctgctcaAGAGGTTTAAAGGAGAGGAAATATTGTGTCCACTTTTAAATGGAGGCAGGAACAAGCTCTGGCCTTCAGTAAACCGTGCCAAGCAAGCGCAATTTGCAGGAAAGTGAATCTGAAAGTGGCTAATAGCTAAGTTAGCTCCCTAATGTTACCTCCGCCGGAGCCGATCATGTCGCTGATGTTGTTCTCAGAGAAAGGCGGAGATGTCCTCGGCTGTCTCAATGGTTCCCTTTGGTTAAAAAGCGTGGTTTTGGAGTCCCCGTCCCCGGAGGCAGCCAGAAGCCCCGGGTCCGCTGGGTGGTTGCGGGATCTCCCTGCTCCAGGAGCTCGGTCGAAATTGTCGTTCATGACTGCTCGTGTTGTCAGCTCTGACTCTCAAAGCAGCATCtgaaaaatggtaaaaataaatCCTGCTCACGGTGCACGAGTTCTTCCAGTTTTgctaaaagagagaggggggggattgtttgtgttttatcacagcaacaacaaaaaaacacgcCCTATCTGTCTTTCATGTTGGCTTTCTCTCGATCGGGCGAGTATacacacaacttttttttttttttttttttttggctactTCCTCTAACAACAAACTCGCTGTCATTGATTATCATGGATGTGTTGAGATCAAGGTGAGGCTGTCTCCCTCTAGTGGAACGGAGTAGAAAGTTCAGATTTAAAGTGTGCAGATTGCAGTGGTTCAAAGTACATTTATGTCTTTAAGTACAATTGAAGTACtttgctttattatttatattttatgctactttacaCTTCCACTCCACAACATTTCAGAGTCAAATATCATACTCTCTACACCACTACATTTACACTATTATTGACataatggataatataacaagcttttaaaatacaacacattgttaaagattaaaccagtgGTTTACAAACTATTTGACTTTTGATATTTTACAGGAATCAGTGTGTAGTCAGATTCACATTTCAGATTGAGTTATTAACAGCTCCACacaatagtgatttttccctctgaaATTATGTTCTTCTGATCAAATGATTCAATATCTCACTAATAATCATAACaagattaagaaaaaaaatcccaaaactgaaaaacaggttttgtatcagaattttgttttttattctttcctctCGCATTAATAATTTCACGAGCCCTAAGACTTATCTGGAGACCCTATGGAGGGGCCTGACCccaaggttgggaaccactggactaaactagctaattgtatataaagtagttaaaactagctccacctccagcagctacaacagtaacatgctgacGAACACACTGATGCTCCAGTATTTATAATCTAattatgtcatatataatatcagtcagaggcaccaaaccactacttttactgcaatactttaaatacattttgattcaAATACTTTTATATAAGTAgtatttttcatgcaggacttgtaatggagtattttttatattgttgcaTTGGttcttttactgaagtaaaggaTGTGAGTATTTCTTCAACCTCTGCAGTATGGTGGTAAGAGTAACTTATATAAACAATAGCACAATATAGAAATActcattacaaataaaagccCTGCATTTATAGTTTTAAGTAACGATACAGAAGTATTGGCAGAAAATGGTGcttaaagtatcaaaagtaaaattgTTACAGTTGTGTTCAGTTTTATATTATTGTacattattgtgttatttttactgATGCTGTGATGTGTCAATATCAGGTATGTATCCCAGTTGGTGGAGGTGGTGCTAATTTTATCTAGTTGGGTAGTTTAtaacaatgtttttatgtaaatggTGGCATATTTTGCAGTTTATCTAAAACTGTAATCTGAAAAGTATCAAATAAATGCATTGGAGTATtgtaaagaagaataaaatatgaagaacaacacacaaaaaagcacaCTACATTTGTTAAGTATAGTACTTCAGCACAGTAAATGTACGCCTGCTTAACTTAATTTCCACTAGTATCTTGGATTTGAATGTTTATTACTCATTCCATGCACACTGTGAATCATCTTATTGCCTTTGGTATTTTTTGTAACCTTTGTATATTGactataatttttttttttttaaatcaatgggCAGGCCATAGCCGGGATTTTAGAAATACTGCTGAGGTCATAAGTTTAAATGTCTCTCTCAAAAGATGAAAAATCTGCATTGAAACCAAAACTTTTATTGACTTTTATATTTTTCCATATTATAGTTATTTATCTTTTTGGACAGATGACAGTGAAGCAGTAGAGAGATATGCCATGCAACAACGTTTCTTTGCAATCAAAATCCTTTTAACCAAACTGTGGTTAAATAATACATGCTATTTTCTGCTCCAAGAGCACCTCTGTGTAATAATTTAACCACTCTGTTGTAGtcactttttttgtcattttaatcttCCTACATTATCTAGGTGtggtttaaaataaattgtCAGGAATACACACTCAGCTACTAGTTTATCAGTTAAATGTAGTGTagtctaataaaaaaaaatgtaatcaatgctataatattgtatatatttCAAGTGTGGATTcaaatatattgttattttgaaGGCTGTAATTTGTGCTGTTGAGTTCAGACATATTGAGTATAAAAGCTCTATTTAATGAAAGATACGTTTAAATATATTGACTTGAAACTAATCAGCTACATAACTTGTGTGTAATCGATGTAAACACCTCTACAAGTTGTTAAAATCCACAAATTCACAGTAACAAAGTAACAATAATGAGGACATGACCTCAGTCTCCTCAATGTTAGCCCTGGCCCAGTGCGAGGGTGTAAGCAGTGGTTGTCTCAACTACATGAGTGTGCAATGATGGACCTACCAAAGGGTAGTTTAATTAGTTAAATGACCTCATATTGATCTAGTATATTTGCCAAAGCAGCAAGCATTAAGTAATGTAATTTAACTGATATAGCAGACACATAATGTATTTACAGAAAAATCCTGTGTAACCCCTCAGACGTTCCTCTCTCCCCAAGCTCACTCAGTAGCTGCCCACTACACTACAAACATGTGTTGCACCAGACCTCTCAGTGTAAGTATTCATTAGTTGTTTTAGCCTCCAGTGATTTTCCACTTGTTACCCAAAGCTGGATCACATTATGCCACAGAGAATTCCCGTGCCAGAAATGTAGAGACCCACTTTGATAAAAGATTACTGCCTCTATTTTctgttattgctgtttttttctcccccattggaggaagttcaaacattcaccAGTCTTGGGAATGCACACGATGACATATGACAGTTGAAGTTGCACTGATGTTGGACGGGGGATCAAGCACATACTCAACACCACAGCTTTTAAAGGCATAGTTTCATGCCAAGTACCGGGCCACTACTATATTCAACAGTACACATCATTTAGATTATATCCCTGTCTATTCATTGGGTGTCTCATTACTTTACACCAAGAGCAATTAAAGACAAATGAAGGAAAATACAGTGCAACTATTTGTGATGTAATTTCATACCAGACACATAAGTCCCCTTCCTCTTAAGtgctatttctttccttctttctttcttttttcggAACTTCAGtcctaaataaaacaatttctaAAATATGATCCCAATAAAGCAGCATTGAAACCTTTGTAGCCCCAAAAGAAAACATCTAAATGAATTCAAAAGTGGCACACAAGAGCCTTCAGTTGAACTTCCTAATCAACCGAACCTTGGGCAACATCTGTCGTAAGGAATGTGAATGTGGCCTCAGAGGTGCAACAGCCACACCATATTACACAAGAATCAAAGAGAACAGAGCAAATGTAGGCTAATAGACAGTGCTGTGTATGGTGCAGAGATGGGCATGAAATAGTATTCCATATGTTGCCAATGGCCCTGGCTGTCATAGAGGAATGCACTGCAGCATTCCTCGGTATTAATCATTCGTTGCAGCGATTCCTTAAACGGTCATTAAAAGACAATATATTGTGCTATAGCTTAAAGCAAAGGCTTCTCTGAACACTGGATTCTTCAGTCgcgtttgttcttttcattccttccagtCCACGGTCACAGTCTCAGGCTAACTTGGAAGAATTTGGGAATGAAGGGAAAAGCCGGAGCTTCTTACAAATCTTCTTTCACCTTCCTGTCTCCATCTACTCTCTCAATGTTTCATGGCTTTGCTGAGATAGATGTTCAGAGAGGCAGGATAAGAGGACATGAGGCCCGGAAGCCTGTGGTGTTAATGTTCTCCCCGTGGTCTTTTGATCTGACATCGAGGCAGCTGTCATTGATTAGTGTGTTTGTAGATGATTACTAGGGGAAGTGGGTGGTCAGACACAGgtcatatctctctctccctcatccaCACACATTCAGAATCTCTTCCAAGGCCCCGCTGAAGTTGACGGAgccattttcatattttctgttgTATATTCAACAGGTGCattaggcaaggcaagtttatttgtgtagcacATTTAACAACAAGGCAATTGGAAGTGCTTTAAGCAGGACAGTAAAAGTTACAGTTCAAAGTTCATTTAATCAAAGGCAGTGGCAAACAGAAATGTCTTTAGGTATGTGGagcattaaaaaatgaaagcttcttcttcatgtttagttttaagtttgggaacagaaagcagacctgtcccAGACGACCTGAGAGCTCTGGGTGGTTCATAACATAGCAGCagatcaaaaatgtattttggccCTAATCCATTCAGCGCTTTATAAACCAACAACAGTATTATAAAATCAATTCCTTGACAGAAAGGAAACCCACTTTTTTGGTCTGGAGCAGCAGAGTtctgaatcagctgcagctgcagctgcaTTTGTGCTTATCTTTGCCATGCAAGCTCTCCTGCCATACGGGAATGCTGCAGCTCCTCAGTAATGGGGTGATATTAGGAAATGATGTCAGCATCTACAGGGCGTATCAAGGAAGTTACCTCCCTCCCATTTTGTTGTGGTTGGTCTGTATGTTTCCCGTTTGTTTGGGAACCAATCATTAGTGCAATGGTTGCCACATGGAATATCTGGCTAGGCATTAATGGTTGCCTTTTGTCCCCTCCTAGCTCAGAGAGCCAGATAAGGATAGATTTACTGTGACCTGAACGTTCACCAGGGTTTTTTGCTACTTgtgcaaaccccccccccacccccaaaaaaCGTAGCCCTTTCTTGCAATTCCCCCACAAGTAAAGTCTACATTAGGTGTTTGAAGAAGTAAGACGACTGTGATGCAGAGGAGAAAATGgtaattttattttcacataatAGTGTTCCTATAAAAAGTATGCAGAATGCAAGGAAAGGAATGTTTGACTTGTAAATGTTCCCCTCCAgttaaatatttcacaaaataaataaatcagtacaATATAGTAAAACACAGTGGTTAATTATCAAACATttgctttaatgtgttttaatgctgttgTCATAAACTGACCCATCATTGCCTCATCTTATCTGTTTTACTATCATTCCTTTTTATGTTACGAAGTATCTGATAAACGTCTCATAGGATGATCAATGTGGATCATAAATAATATCTTGAGATACATCTGCATCTAGATTTCATTAACTAGGACAGTAGCATCTGTGTCGtccatttaaaacacattctCCAGTTGCAAACTGTTTGGCACAGAAAAAGGATAAATATTGCATCCTGTGccacagaaaacacagatatCACCTTCTCCTCCAAACAAAGTACATGATCTCAATCAAAGTCCGGAGCAGAGATCACTTGTTTGTGTAACAGTGTTAGTGCCTTGTTTCCAAATGAGAGATTTCTCagttaatgtctttattttacagcttttcTCAGTATTGAAAACCTCTCTGTCCAGTGCTGCATATTTGCCTTCTCCAGTTGAGCTCTCGGGTTCATACCAAAATTGGTAGGAAGTGGGTGGCCGTGTTCTTCCTGCGGGTTTTCTTCCCTCTCAGCGGCTTCCCATGGACATTTAGACCCACAAACATCTGCCGCTTCTTGTTCCTCCACTTGGCTGATGCGTACGTATTGTAGCCATTCTCCTCAATCCTCTCCTTCAGGGTGCAGTCGACACCGAACTCACTCTGGAAAAACAGTAGGTATCATCTTTCAGTGTTACATCCCCGACGTGTGAGGTTAAGGCAAAATACAGTTAATTTTCTTGTGCAAATCTATTGTGGTTGCACATTTTACCTTGTTTATTTACTACTCCTTAATCTACATTGAATGTTTTGGTTTGTGTAGAAACTAGTATGTACTTTGAAAATTGCACAGTTCTTTCAGAGTTTCACATGTGTGCGCTGGCTTTTCTGCAATTCAAAGTTGacccagcagcaggagaagtaAAGATAAGACCTCCTTTGATAAGCACAGAAGAATCTAACATTATTTGTCTCTCTGGTGCATCCAGATTGACCTCTGACCCGGATACTAACCGCTCCGTACAGCTCTCCCTTCCTGCTGATAGCCAGATAGTAGTTGCTGTTCAGCCCTTTGATGGCCACCACTCCCACGTCCACTGATGTGATTTCCAGAATACCTAAGAttcagccaaaaaaaacaacaaatcaatatCTGTTAAAATTCAAAATGTGCAAGGGTGACACGACATCTGTTTATTTTTACGCATGTGTTTCTTCACAGTTAGAGCCGATCTGACAGAAAACAACCAACTTTCTCAGTCTAAGTCTGCAGAGATAAATCTGACActcagaggacagaggaagtaaaggtgatcaaatgttttcttgAATCATAGTTGCTGTAGATAAGAGTATTGAACAATCATTGTTGTCTGAGAGGACAAACACAACtgatacatttatacatttctaCAGACAGTGGTGAGACTGTAATGAATAGCAGCACTGCACTCTCATTTTAGAACATTTACACGTGGGAACACACAGCTCTGTGTAAGGTCGCAATTACTCTCTAAGCACATTTATCATTTCAGTGATATTATAAAGTTACTTTACAACCTACACCTGTGTAACAGATTCCAGCTGgccatttactttaaaaaaaggatacCACAAAGGTTTCCCAGGTTGTTTATGTTCTGTTTGGTATTTAGGTTTCCAATTCCCTATACAAATAATTCAGGTTTCTCATAGGCTATTAGAGGGGCTAATTTATACCCCAGTTAACAAGGGCATGCTTTTGCTGCAGACAGCTGTGgttatttgtgttgtttcagtgtcagaggtcagagagATATAACTTCCTAATGTGTCCTTTGACCACAGAACCCACTTGTCTCATCTtatgctgatgtgtgtgtgtgtgtgtgtgtgtctgagtgaaCCTTCTCGGTTCCCATGGTATGTTTGATTTCATGCCTCCCTCCCTGACTTCCATTCCCCACTTCCTGTGAGCTGTCGTTATTTTATCCTGATAAGCACACAcatgtgtacacatacacacatacagacacataccaTGACATGGGGGTGTCAACCCCACAGAGTCGACAACATCCTTTGATCAGGTCAGCAGCCCCTCCTCTGTATCATGGCTGTTTGTGTGGCAGCCTGCCCTAATGTCAGGCCCACTCTCTGGTGGCTGGGGGGCCTCTGAAGCTGCCAGCCATGTACATGAGTGGACAGTGGAGGACGCAGGTGTGCCCCAAAAGAACAATCCCTCTCTTAAAAATACAGCAGCTTCTCTCCTTGTCCGTGAGGTCTTGACTGTATCAATTTCTAGTTCAAACAGTGGCACCTCGGGGCAGTGAGGTCTGAAGCGGCAAGGTGGTGGTGGGGACTGTGACACAACGGCCATTGAAGATCTGAGAGGAGCTGGTTTCTGTATGGGATCAGGTGTCAGGTATGGAGTGAGGATGTAAGACAATCTATGGCAGAGTCTGGCTGCTCTGTAAACatgggagggatgaaaggaaggagaacagaggaggacagaggagccaTGACAGTGAGACTGGGGGTGGAGTGAGGATTAGAAAGGCTGTAATGATCACTGATCAAAGTCACCCACCGGAGGCAGGGGCGAGACAGGTTGTATatacactcacacgcacacacacacgcacaaatgcactcacatacacacctgcacacacataaGTGATATTGCAGCAGGTGAATGTGCACTTGCACACAACTTGCAAACTCAACCTGGCTGTGAAACTACAAAATCTCCATTCACTGCTGCTGAATGCTTAGCTTGACCCACAAGTAGAGAGTAATAATGATCTGATGGGAGAACACCATTACAGAAAGCATGCTCTTCATCTAGTTTCCTCCAGATTACACCTTAAGTGTGATAACAATGCTTTGTATGGGGTAAATTTTACAAACCACATATGTAAAATGTAGCCTAAAGCCAGCCAGCCAGGTTCAACTGTTTACGTGGGGAGACAGCAGTTTTTCTTTTGCATGCTGGTTGCTTTTTCCTAATGTGTGGCTTATTTGATACGCTCTGTTTGGAGTTACAACAGTAAATGGTGCGTTGGTTGTGGAATGGAGGCACATAATGCCAGTGAGAATTAAAGGTGGTTTTTCCACAGTGGGATGCCAAAAACCATGTGCTTTGCAGCTTGTATTGTTATTCTTTCTCACTCTTAGTtcacctctttttttaaaagtcgaCATTCAGGGGctacacaaaacatttgaacagATAAGTAAGAATGTGAATTTTAATTGGGCCATTCTCATGCAGAAAAATGGAGTGGAGTGAGGCGTAAATCAGGATATATAGTAATAACACTTGATAAGGACCACACTGGGTGTATTTACACAGAGGGGGTATCCATCCTCTTCCCCACCTCAGTGAAAAGCTATACATCTCTCTCCCCAAACCTCCATAAGAGCaccatctgtttttttccccacgCAAAAAGGCCATTGCTTTGATTAAAGGAGATGAATGTTCACAAagacgcacacatacacacagtcgcacacatgcacacatatacacacagacttCTTGAGCCATGTCCAGAAGCATCTTGCACACATGGCCTAACCCCtacaacacagaaacacaactggTGGCCTgacatgcacacgcacaaacacacactcacacacacacacacacacacacacacacacacacacacaagcacacatacacgATGTTGACAGGCTCACCCTCTCACACCATCACAGCCGTGGATAATTAACCAAACTCTTTTACCGCATAGCCTTTCCCTGCGTCTTATTTAGCGATATTTCACTATACGCTCAGAGCTGCTAATTGTCTATAAATTTAAGAGAACTCAGGTGTGAATCATAGATATTTTAATTATGCACTTAGGCCATCAGATAACTACTTAGCTGACTTCAACAAAATCTccctgtctttttctcttcctctctgtaacCTCAGCACAGGCTCCCAGCGGGTTGGAAAGCCATGTGGGACAGTTTTGCGCTGGCATCCCCATAAATCTGTGGGAGGCTGGATACTGGCTTTTTAACAGTGAGCTGGGTCCTCGCAGGGCCACAGCCAGCACCCAAAACCAGTGTTTCCACATCTTACACACCTCCTAgacaaaacataataaatataacaattaagcaatcatattttaaatgaagtacATCTTAGCAACTTCTGGCTCAGGACAAGGCAAGCCTTGCTCCACTCATCAGACAAAACTTGATATTTAGTCACTTCAAGGGACTATCAAGGGTCTACAAAAGACGTCAGCCCCGGGATCATGTCTAGCCCCAGGGACCGGAGCAAAGACTGAAGCTGCTGTTGTGTAGTATCCTTTACCGTGTGAACCTGATACGAGGGCACACACAGTGTCCCCAGACCCCCTTAGGACACCGCTTTTTGATGGCACCACCATTGATACTGAAGACGCACAGCTTTGATGTGGCTACAATGATGTTCAGCCATGTCATTCATGAACTTGTACCTCCAAAGAGTCCGCTACAATCCCTCTCACCTCCCTCCCAGATGCTCAATCCACTCTAACTGCAACTgccttttgaaaaaaatgtgcgCACACTCCTAAAAATGAGATGTTGTGTGTCagtaaagaagaagacagagggaTAAATCACCCTCAAACATACTTAAACTTTGGGGTGAAGTCGCACACCATTATTATGATAAACAGAGTTAGACATGCCACTTCAGTTTTACAACTTAAAAGAAACTATACTAACAAAAGGCGGCAGTAAAAGCATCACAATGTAATACGGCCAGTAAATAAAGACGCTTCTGTCATGACCTTGTCAAAACAAGGATCTCTCCTGACATTCCACCTCCCCATGCCATTTCCCCAAAGTCACTTTGATTGAATGTGTGGTTTACCTCTCCCAAGAGGAACATTAAAAGGTTTCATATACGCTCACTATGGGGTTGAGGAACGAATAGAAAGAGTGAGAAAAAGGGCATGCGAGGAGGATAAATATGTTCAGATGGCttacaaatgaaaggaaaaaatggCATAAAGGGTCTAAGTAAGGTGTTGGGCCACCACATGCTAAAGGACTGCTTTAATGCAACTTGGCCTCTCTGAActctggagggatgaacaccattctttcaaaagatattccctcatttggtgttatAATGTTTGTGGTGGAGAGCCCTGTCTAACATATATCATAGGTGTCCCATATgtgggttgagatctggtgactgtgaaggttatataagataagataagataagataagcaTAAGATTCACATCGACCACTCCCACCAGgagagaaatgtttcatcataggataaaggtgatcactcagaacaacttttTATGGATTTGCAGTGACTCTTCCCTCTAAAGGGACAAatggacccaaaccatgccagcaaaatgccccaCACAGCATAATGGAGCCACCAGATCCTCTCACCACAGGGGTCAAACATTCAAGGGGTAATTCATTCTTGGTGTACGCCACACATGCACTCGCCCACTTGTCGAGATTATGGTGAAGGATGA from Scomber japonicus isolate fScoJap1 chromosome 9, fScoJap1.pri, whole genome shotgun sequence includes the following:
- the paip1 gene encoding polyadenylate-binding protein-interacting protein 1, producing the protein MNDNFDRAPGAGRSRNHPADPGLLAASGDGDSKTTLFNQREPLRQPRTSPPFSENNISDMIGSGGDCKRQNKPQQSANANNASVSRGSNDVDSLVKTSKLSATAAEFVPSGINLYEDPSYDDYESDYSEPSLASTVTEFLAHLSSSPGSFESDVEYITGIFNSWVTTEELLQELVELIYTESTAIPNFSYTGARLCNYLSHHLIVSPPSGNFRQLLLKRCRQEFEQRDAAVRGDTDTQKKFHSFVLFLGELYLHLEIKSKNGPPNRANVLLDALKDLMKSLLSNPVDANLICAVKLLKLTGSVLDDTWKESGKPHMEEIIQTIEKILLDATCSRDVRQMLLKLVELRSSDWGRVRASAASNATPENDPNYFMNEPTFYTEDGTPFTAADPEYAEKYQEILDRQDYFHDTCGDNGNEEYDFEDEMDPEIEEAFENFCLESERKRQQ